One window of the Hippocampus zosterae strain Florida chromosome 8, ASM2543408v3, whole genome shotgun sequence genome contains the following:
- the lhx9 gene encoding LIM/homeobox protein Lhx9 isoform X3 produces the protein MEVVGCKAEAAARTLRPGPGAMLFHGISGDHIQGIMEEMERRSKSESRLAKTMQINGRETTMPSMSPEKPALCAGCGGKISDRYYLLAVDKQWHLRCLKCCECKLALESELTCFAKDGSIYCKEDYYRRFSVQRCARCHLGISASEMVMRARDSVYHLSCFTCTSCNKTLTTGDHFGMKDSLVYCRLHFESLVQGADYHPQLNFAELAAKGGGLGLPYFNGTGTAQKGRPRKRKSPAMGLDLPSYNTGCNENDADHLDRDQQAYAPTQKTKRMRTSFKHHQLRTMKSYFAINHNPDAKDLKQLAQKTGLTKRVLQGEQILGHYSHTSRSLKIP, from the exons ATGGAAGTGGTGGGCTGCAAGGCAGAAGCAGCCGCTCGCACGTTGCGCCCAGGACCGGGAGCCATGCTTTTCCACGGGATCTCCGGGGATCACATCCAAGGGATCATGGAGGAGATGGAGAGAAGGTCCAAGTCGGAGTCTCGTCTGGCCAAAACCATGCAGATCAACGGCAGAGAGACG ACCATGCCCTCTATGAGCCCGGAGAAACCCGCCCTGTGCGCCGGCTGCGGGGGCAAGATCTCGGACAGATACTACCTCCTGGCCGTGGACAAGCAGTGGCACCTGCGGTGCCTCAAATGCTGTGAATGTAAACTTGCGTTGGAGTCGGAGCTAACGTGTTTCGCAAAGGATGGCAGCATCTACTGCAAAGAGGATTACTACAG AAGGTTCTCGGTGCAAAGGTGCGCGCGCTGCCACCTGGGCATTTCCGCCTCGGAGATGGTGATGCGCGCGCGAGATTCCGTGTACCACCTGAGCTGCTTCACGTGCACCTCGTGCAACAAGACCCTCACCACTGGCGACCACTTCGGCATGAAGGACAGCCTCGTCTACTGCCGCCTCCACTTCGAGAGCTTGGTGCAGGGCGCCGACTATCACCCCCAGCTCAACTTCGCCGAGTTGGCGGCCAAGGGCGGCGGCCTCGGCCTGCCCTACTTCAACGGCACCGGCACTGCTCAGAAGGGTCGGCCGAGGAAAAGGAAGAGCCCTGCCATGGGCTTGGATTTACCGAGTTACAATACAG GCTGCAACGAGAACGACGCAGACCACTTGGACCGGGACCAGCAGGCCTACGCGCCGACGCAGAAGACCAAGCGCATGCGGACCTCCTTCAAGCACCACCAGCTGCGGACAATGAAATCCTACTTTGCCATCAACCACAACCCGGATGCTAAAGACCTCAAGCAGCTGGCCCAGAAGACGGGCCTGACCAAAAGAGTTCTGCAG GGAGAACAAATCTTGGGGCATTACAGCCATACATCCCGAAGTTTGAAAATTCCCTAA
- the lhx9 gene encoding LIM/homeobox protein Lhx9 isoform X4 — protein sequence MEVVGCKAEAAARTLRPGPGAMLFHGISGDHIQGIMEEMERRSKSESRLAKTMQINGRETTMPSMSPEKPALCAGCGGKISDRYYLLAVDKQWHLRCLKCCECKLALESELTCFAKDGSIYCKEDYYRRFSVQRCARCHLGISASEMVMRARDSVYHLSCFTCTSCNKTLTTGDHFGMKDSLVYCRLHFESLVQGADYHPQLNFAELAAKGGGLGLPYFNGTGTAQKGRPRKRKSPAMGLDLPSYNTGCNENDADHLDRDQQAYAPTQKTKRMRTSFKHHQLRTMKSYFAINHNPDAKDLKQLAQKTGLTKRVLQQWLL from the exons ATGGAAGTGGTGGGCTGCAAGGCAGAAGCAGCCGCTCGCACGTTGCGCCCAGGACCGGGAGCCATGCTTTTCCACGGGATCTCCGGGGATCACATCCAAGGGATCATGGAGGAGATGGAGAGAAGGTCCAAGTCGGAGTCTCGTCTGGCCAAAACCATGCAGATCAACGGCAGAGAGACG ACCATGCCCTCTATGAGCCCGGAGAAACCCGCCCTGTGCGCCGGCTGCGGGGGCAAGATCTCGGACAGATACTACCTCCTGGCCGTGGACAAGCAGTGGCACCTGCGGTGCCTCAAATGCTGTGAATGTAAACTTGCGTTGGAGTCGGAGCTAACGTGTTTCGCAAAGGATGGCAGCATCTACTGCAAAGAGGATTACTACAG AAGGTTCTCGGTGCAAAGGTGCGCGCGCTGCCACCTGGGCATTTCCGCCTCGGAGATGGTGATGCGCGCGCGAGATTCCGTGTACCACCTGAGCTGCTTCACGTGCACCTCGTGCAACAAGACCCTCACCACTGGCGACCACTTCGGCATGAAGGACAGCCTCGTCTACTGCCGCCTCCACTTCGAGAGCTTGGTGCAGGGCGCCGACTATCACCCCCAGCTCAACTTCGCCGAGTTGGCGGCCAAGGGCGGCGGCCTCGGCCTGCCCTACTTCAACGGCACCGGCACTGCTCAGAAGGGTCGGCCGAGGAAAAGGAAGAGCCCTGCCATGGGCTTGGATTTACCGAGTTACAATACAG GCTGCAACGAGAACGACGCAGACCACTTGGACCGGGACCAGCAGGCCTACGCGCCGACGCAGAAGACCAAGCGCATGCGGACCTCCTTCAAGCACCACCAGCTGCGGACAATGAAATCCTACTTTGCCATCAACCACAACCCGGATGCTAAAGACCTCAAGCAGCTGGCCCAGAAGACGGGCCTGACCAAAAGAGTTCTGCAG CAATGGCTCCTTTGA
- the lhx9 gene encoding LIM/homeobox protein Lhx9 isoform X1 has translation MEVVGCKAEAAARTLRPGPGAMLFHGISGDHIQGIMEEMERRSKSESRLAKTMQINGRETTMPSMSPEKPALCAGCGGKISDRYYLLAVDKQWHLRCLKCCECKLALESELTCFAKDGSIYCKEDYYRRFSVQRCARCHLGISASEMVMRARDSVYHLSCFTCTSCNKTLTTGDHFGMKDSLVYCRLHFESLVQGADYHPQLNFAELAAKGGGLGLPYFNGTGTAQKGRPRKRKSPAMGLDLPSYNTGCNENDADHLDRDQQAYAPTQKTKRMRTSFKHHQLRTMKSYFAINHNPDAKDLKQLAQKTGLTKRVLQVWFQNARAKFRRNVLRQENGGVDKADGTSLPPPSSDSGALTPPSSAATLTDLTNPSITVVTSVTSSLDSHDSGSPSQTTLTNLF, from the exons ATGGAAGTGGTGGGCTGCAAGGCAGAAGCAGCCGCTCGCACGTTGCGCCCAGGACCGGGAGCCATGCTTTTCCACGGGATCTCCGGGGATCACATCCAAGGGATCATGGAGGAGATGGAGAGAAGGTCCAAGTCGGAGTCTCGTCTGGCCAAAACCATGCAGATCAACGGCAGAGAGACG ACCATGCCCTCTATGAGCCCGGAGAAACCCGCCCTGTGCGCCGGCTGCGGGGGCAAGATCTCGGACAGATACTACCTCCTGGCCGTGGACAAGCAGTGGCACCTGCGGTGCCTCAAATGCTGTGAATGTAAACTTGCGTTGGAGTCGGAGCTAACGTGTTTCGCAAAGGATGGCAGCATCTACTGCAAAGAGGATTACTACAG AAGGTTCTCGGTGCAAAGGTGCGCGCGCTGCCACCTGGGCATTTCCGCCTCGGAGATGGTGATGCGCGCGCGAGATTCCGTGTACCACCTGAGCTGCTTCACGTGCACCTCGTGCAACAAGACCCTCACCACTGGCGACCACTTCGGCATGAAGGACAGCCTCGTCTACTGCCGCCTCCACTTCGAGAGCTTGGTGCAGGGCGCCGACTATCACCCCCAGCTCAACTTCGCCGAGTTGGCGGCCAAGGGCGGCGGCCTCGGCCTGCCCTACTTCAACGGCACCGGCACTGCTCAGAAGGGTCGGCCGAGGAAAAGGAAGAGCCCTGCCATGGGCTTGGATTTACCGAGTTACAATACAG GCTGCAACGAGAACGACGCAGACCACTTGGACCGGGACCAGCAGGCCTACGCGCCGACGCAGAAGACCAAGCGCATGCGGACCTCCTTCAAGCACCACCAGCTGCGGACAATGAAATCCTACTTTGCCATCAACCACAACCCGGATGCTAAAGACCTCAAGCAGCTGGCCCAGAAGACGGGCCTGACCAAAAGAGTTCTGCAG GTTTGGTTCCAAAACGCGAGAGCCAAATTCAGAAGGAACGTTTTACGACAGGAGAATGGAGGTGTTGATAAGGCTGATGGCACCTCACTCCCTCCGCCCTCGTCCGACAGTGGGGCCCTGACCCCCCCCTCCAGCGCGGCCACACTAACAGACCTGACAAACCCCTCGATTACCGTAGTGACGTCCGTCACCTCTAGTTTGGACAGCCACGATTCGGGGAGCCCTTCACAAACTACCTTGACGAACCTTTTCTAA
- the lhx9 gene encoding LIM/homeobox protein Lhx9 isoform X2 translates to MEVVGCKAEAAARTLRPGPGAMLFHGISGDHIQGIMEEMERRSKSESRLAKTMQINGRETTMPSMSPEKPALCAGCGGKISDRYYLLAVDKQWHLRCLKCCECKLALESELTCFAKDGSIYCKEDYYRFSVQRCARCHLGISASEMVMRARDSVYHLSCFTCTSCNKTLTTGDHFGMKDSLVYCRLHFESLVQGADYHPQLNFAELAAKGGGLGLPYFNGTGTAQKGRPRKRKSPAMGLDLPSYNTGCNENDADHLDRDQQAYAPTQKTKRMRTSFKHHQLRTMKSYFAINHNPDAKDLKQLAQKTGLTKRVLQVWFQNARAKFRRNVLRQENGGVDKADGTSLPPPSSDSGALTPPSSAATLTDLTNPSITVVTSVTSSLDSHDSGSPSQTTLTNLF, encoded by the exons ATGGAAGTGGTGGGCTGCAAGGCAGAAGCAGCCGCTCGCACGTTGCGCCCAGGACCGGGAGCCATGCTTTTCCACGGGATCTCCGGGGATCACATCCAAGGGATCATGGAGGAGATGGAGAGAAGGTCCAAGTCGGAGTCTCGTCTGGCCAAAACCATGCAGATCAACGGCAGAGAGACG ACCATGCCCTCTATGAGCCCGGAGAAACCCGCCCTGTGCGCCGGCTGCGGGGGCAAGATCTCGGACAGATACTACCTCCTGGCCGTGGACAAGCAGTGGCACCTGCGGTGCCTCAAATGCTGTGAATGTAAACTTGCGTTGGAGTCGGAGCTAACGTGTTTCGCAAAGGATGGCAGCATCTACTGCAAAGAGGATTACTACAG GTTCTCGGTGCAAAGGTGCGCGCGCTGCCACCTGGGCATTTCCGCCTCGGAGATGGTGATGCGCGCGCGAGATTCCGTGTACCACCTGAGCTGCTTCACGTGCACCTCGTGCAACAAGACCCTCACCACTGGCGACCACTTCGGCATGAAGGACAGCCTCGTCTACTGCCGCCTCCACTTCGAGAGCTTGGTGCAGGGCGCCGACTATCACCCCCAGCTCAACTTCGCCGAGTTGGCGGCCAAGGGCGGCGGCCTCGGCCTGCCCTACTTCAACGGCACCGGCACTGCTCAGAAGGGTCGGCCGAGGAAAAGGAAGAGCCCTGCCATGGGCTTGGATTTACCGAGTTACAATACAG GCTGCAACGAGAACGACGCAGACCACTTGGACCGGGACCAGCAGGCCTACGCGCCGACGCAGAAGACCAAGCGCATGCGGACCTCCTTCAAGCACCACCAGCTGCGGACAATGAAATCCTACTTTGCCATCAACCACAACCCGGATGCTAAAGACCTCAAGCAGCTGGCCCAGAAGACGGGCCTGACCAAAAGAGTTCTGCAG GTTTGGTTCCAAAACGCGAGAGCCAAATTCAGAAGGAACGTTTTACGACAGGAGAATGGAGGTGTTGATAAGGCTGATGGCACCTCACTCCCTCCGCCCTCGTCCGACAGTGGGGCCCTGACCCCCCCCTCCAGCGCGGCCACACTAACAGACCTGACAAACCCCTCGATTACCGTAGTGACGTCCGTCACCTCTAGTTTGGACAGCCACGATTCGGGGAGCCCTTCACAAACTACCTTGACGAACCTTTTCTAA